Proteins from a genomic interval of Musa acuminata AAA Group cultivar baxijiao chromosome BXJ1-9, Cavendish_Baxijiao_AAA, whole genome shotgun sequence:
- the LOC135592811 gene encoding NAC domain-containing protein 21/22-like isoform X1, translating to MIHPLSLQPPIYAMLLLPFKVDLANLFIQHLSPPLALIHPIPSLLPFCGLAALMNATMSMLSMVEAKLPPGFRFHPRDDELVCDYLAAKAAGGSTESGSMMMVDVDLNKCEPWDLPAAACVGSNEWYLFSLRDLKYATGQRTNRATMSGYWKATGKDKPVTRKGLLVGMRKTLVFYQGRAPKGKKTKWVMHEFRMEGSDGAPKLPFKTGPYVESSATTEGSPPCQAWRQAMKTRVHSPSQL from the exons ATGATTCATCCCCTCTCCCTGCAACCTCCAATCTATGCCATGCTATTGCTCCCCTTTAAAGTTGACTTGGCGAACCTATTCATACAACACCTAAGCCCCCCCCTAGCCTTAATACATCCCATCCCATCATTGCTTCCATTCTGTGGCTTGGCGGCTCTCATGAACGCCACCATGAGCATGTTGAGCATGGTGGAGGCGAAGCTGCCTCCAGGTTTCAGGTTCCACCCGAGGGACGACGAGCTCGTCTGCGACTACCTCGCCGCGAAGGCCGCCGGAGGCAGCACCGAGAGCGGTTCCATGATGATGGTGGATGTTGATCTCAACAAGTGTGAGCCATGGGATCTCCCTG CTGCCGCATGTGTTGGGAGCAACGAGTGGTACCTCTTCAGCCTTCGAGATCTGAAGTACGCGACCGGGCAGCGGACCAACCGGGCGACCATGTCAGGCTACTGGAAGGCCACAGGGAAGGATAAACCAGTGACCCGAAAAGGATTGCTGGTTGGGATGAGGAAGACTTTGGTGTTCTATCAAGGAAGAGCTCCCAAGGGGAAGAAGACAAAGTGGGTCATGCATGAATTCCGCATGGAAGGATCTGATGGTGCTCCAAAGTTGCCTTTCAAG ACTGGGCCCTATGTAGAGTCTTCTGCAACAACAGAAGGATCTCCACCATGCCAAGCATGGAGGCAAGCCATGAAAACTCGGGTTCACAGTCCCTCTCAGCTCTAA
- the LOC135592822 gene encoding cocosin 1-like — MDHHLRADYFNPRAGRITTLNSQKLPILRFVQMSAVRGLLRPNAIRSPHWNVNAHSIVYALRGCSRVQVVGHRGQTVFVGELRQGQLLVVPQYFAMMFQAQRESFEWVSIKTNDNAMVNHLVGKTSAFRGMPVEVLMNSYCISREEAMRLKFNRGNELALFTTKIEREAIRTSA; from the exons ATGGATCACCACTTGCGTGCTGACTACTTCAATCCGCGCGCTGGAAGGATCACCACCCTCAACAGCCAGAAGCTCCCCATTCTAAGATTCGTCCAAATGAGTGCTGTAAGGGGACTCCTCCGCCCG AATGCCATCAGATCACCGCACTGGAATGTCAACGCTCACAGCATCGTGTACGCCTTGAGGGGATGCAGTCGGGTGCAAGTGGTGGGACATCGTGGTCAGACCGTATTCGTTGGAGAGCTCCGTCAGGGTCAACTACTAGTCGTTCCACAGTACTTTGCTATGATGTTCCAAGCGCAACGCGAGAGCTTCGAATGGGTCTCCATCAAGACCAACGACAATGCCATGGTCAACCATTTGGTGGGGAAGACATCGGCTTTCCGTGGCATGCCGGTGGAGGTGCTGATGAACTCGTATTGCATCTCTAGAGAGGAGGCCATGCGGCTAAAGTTTAACCGTGGAAATGAATTGGCCCTCTTCACTACTAAGATCGAGAGGGAAGCGATCAGAACTTCGGCGTAA
- the LOC135592820 gene encoding NAC domain-containing protein 21/22-like has translation MIHPLSLQPPIYAMLLLPFKVDLANLFIQHLSPPLALIHPIPSLLPFCGLAALMNATMSMLSMVEAKLPPGFRFHPRDDELVCDYLAAKAAGGSTESGSMMMVDVDLNKCEPWDLPAAACVGSNEWYLFSLRDLKYATGQRTNRATMSGYWKATGKDKPVTRKGLLVGMRKTLVFYQGRAPKGKKTKWVMHEFRMEGSDGAPKLPFKSHEQV, from the exons ATGATTCATCCCCTCTCCCTGCAACCTCCAATCTATGCCATGCTATTGCTCCCCTTTAAAGTTGACTTGGCGAACCTATTCATACAACACCTAAGCCCCCCCCTAGCCTTAATACATCCCATCCCATCATTGCTTCCATTCTGTGGCTTGGCGGCTCTCATGAACGCCACCATGAGCATGTTGAGCATGGTGGAGGCGAAGCTGCCTCCAGGTTTCAGGTTCCACCCGAGGGACGACGAGCTCGTCTGCGACTACCTCGCCGCGAAGGCCGCCGGAGGCAGCACCGAGAGCGGTTCCATGATGATGGTGGATGTTGATCTCAACAAGTGTGAGCCATGGGATCTCCCTG CTGCCGCATGTGTTGGGAGCAACGAGTGGTACCTCTTCAGCCTTCGAGATCTGAAGTACGCGACCGGGCAGCGGACCAACCGGGCGACCATGTCAGGCTACTGGAAGGCCACAGGGAAGGATAAACCAGTGACCCGAAAAGGATTGCTGGTTGGGATGAGGAAGACTTTGGTGTTCTATCAAGGAAGAGCTCCCAAGGGGAAGAAGACAAAGTGGGTCATGCATGAATTCCGCATGGAAGGATCTGATGGTGCTCCAAAGTTGCCTTTCAAG AGCCACGAGCAGGTTTAA